In Treponema sp. OMZ 798, the following proteins share a genomic window:
- a CDS encoding RecQ family ATP-dependent DNA helicase: protein MENQNLKETEELYRWDDTPDDLYCPFVCETDNPEYSLEKTEDAVAVCAKNVFGIPSLYPWQRLAIANILDAVHAAEARIEAEQIEIEKKNGEVSDSDKDAKTKLLQKITANTEEEKLTELYDEDGIMRGRQIILLPTGAGKSLCFQVPALLLDGPTVIIYPLLALMSDQFRRMAEGGLEPVIFKGGQTKEERDAQLARMEGSGGKPPAKLIIANPEVLSAGNLIDRIAACNVVHLAIDEAHCVTEWGDSFRPAYLELTNIIKKLHPYAVSAFTATASPPVLQRIAEILFEGRAHLVRGESDRTNIIYFVRHCRVKNPALLEEVKKRKRPMVIFCSSRKGTEQTASFLRLNLNDENIRFYHAGLEREEKAETEKWFHAHKSGILICTCAWGMGVDKKDVKTVIHMDPSPTAEAYIQEAGRGGRDGSIAEAVLLWSPADKKRIELLPEKQRLRAGVLKDFAESGKCRRAVLLKALGETRAEASNPDEEVIACSGCDICSKTAVQYPEDERLFIRFIKANKRIFTQNEAIDFFSSKKEFWEAGDVKRLSEDLIKEGLIKKLKSPLWYDKLTV, encoded by the coding sequence ATGGAAAATCAAAATTTAAAAGAAACAGAAGAGCTTTACCGATGGGATGATACTCCGGACGATCTTTATTGCCCCTTTGTATGCGAAACCGACAATCCCGAATACAGTTTAGAAAAAACCGAGGATGCCGTTGCGGTTTGTGCAAAAAACGTTTTTGGGATTCCGTCGTTATATCCTTGGCAGAGGCTTGCAATAGCCAATATCTTGGATGCGGTTCATGCAGCCGAAGCCCGCATTGAAGCGGAACAAATTGAGATTGAAAAGAAAAACGGGGAAGTTTCGGATTCGGACAAGGATGCAAAAACAAAATTGCTCCAAAAGATTACCGCAAATACCGAAGAAGAAAAACTTACTGAGCTCTATGATGAGGACGGAATTATGAGAGGAAGGCAAATTATTCTCCTACCGACAGGAGCAGGAAAGTCTTTGTGCTTTCAAGTTCCGGCCCTCTTGTTGGACGGTCCTACCGTAATCATCTATCCTCTTTTAGCCCTTATGAGCGACCAGTTTAGGCGCATGGCGGAGGGAGGACTTGAGCCTGTTATCTTTAAGGGCGGGCAAACTAAAGAAGAAAGAGATGCCCAGCTTGCCCGCATGGAAGGAAGCGGCGGAAAGCCTCCTGCAAAGCTCATAATTGCAAACCCCGAGGTTCTTTCAGCCGGGAATCTAATCGACAGGATTGCGGCCTGCAATGTGGTTCACTTGGCGATAGATGAGGCTCACTGCGTTACCGAATGGGGAGACAGTTTTAGACCGGCCTATCTTGAACTTACAAACATAATCAAAAAGCTTCATCCTTACGCCGTTTCAGCCTTTACCGCAACGGCGAGCCCGCCTGTCTTACAGCGCATTGCCGAGATTCTTTTTGAAGGAAGGGCTCATTTGGTCCGAGGCGAATCGGACAGAACAAATATAATTTATTTTGTAAGGCATTGCAGGGTAAAAAATCCGGCCCTTCTTGAGGAAGTAAAAAAAAGAAAAAGGCCCATGGTTATTTTTTGCTCAAGCCGGAAAGGAACCGAGCAGACGGCTTCTTTTTTGCGTCTTAACTTAAACGACGAAAATATAAGGTTTTATCACGCAGGTCTCGAAAGAGAAGAAAAAGCCGAAACCGAAAAATGGTTCCATGCACATAAAAGCGGCATACTAATATGTACTTGTGCTTGGGGGATGGGAGTCGACAAGAAGGATGTTAAAACCGTAATCCACATGGATCCCTCTCCGACTGCAGAAGCCTATATTCAAGAGGCAGGAAGAGGCGGGCGAGACGGGAGCATAGCCGAGGCTGTTCTTTTATGGTCTCCTGCCGATAAAAAGCGGATAGAGCTTTTGCCCGAAAAACAGCGTCTTAGGGCCGGGGTTCTTAAAGACTTTGCTGAAAGCGGAAAATGCCGAAGAGCAGTTCTATTAAAGGCTCTCGGCGAAACAAGGGCAGAGGCTTCTAACCCCGATGAAGAGGTAATCGCCTGTTCAGGCTGCGATATTTGCAGCAAGACGGCAGTTCAATATCCCGAAGACGAAAGGCTTTTTATAAGGTTCATAAAAGCAAACAAAAGAATTTTTACTCAAAATGAAGCTATCGATTTTTTTTCTTCGAAGAAGGAATTTTGGGAAGCAGGGGATGTAAAGCGTTTAAGTGAAGACTTAATTAAAGAGGGGCTTATCAAAAAGTTGAAAAGCCCCCTTTGGTACGATAAGCTTACCGTTTGA
- the rbr gene encoding rubrerythrin, with amino-acid sequence MQSLKGTKTEQNILSAFIGESQARNKYTFWASAAEKEGFVQIARIFIETAEQEREHAKRLFNFLEGGDVTVSATAPAGVVGTTLENLKQAAAGENHEWQHMYPEFAKTAREEGFPLIAAVMDSIAVAEKYHAERYEAFIKRIEENSMWVQESPTTWKCLNCGFIVVSKNAPEKCPACAYPKAYFARLEESF; translated from the coding sequence ATGCAATCATTAAAAGGAACAAAGACCGAACAAAATATTCTTTCGGCCTTTATCGGGGAGTCTCAGGCTCGTAACAAGTACACATTTTGGGCAAGCGCAGCCGAAAAAGAAGGTTTTGTGCAAATTGCAAGAATCTTTATCGAAACCGCAGAGCAGGAAAGGGAACATGCAAAGCGCCTCTTTAATTTTTTAGAAGGCGGAGATGTTACCGTTTCGGCTACGGCTCCTGCCGGTGTAGTCGGCACAACCTTGGAAAACCTAAAGCAGGCAGCGGCCGGTGAAAACCACGAATGGCAGCACATGTATCCTGAGTTTGCTAAGACAGCAAGGGAAGAAGGCTTCCCCCTAATCGCTGCCGTTATGGACAGTATCGCTGTTGCCGAAAAGTACCATGCAGAAAGGTATGAAGCCTTTATCAAAAGGATCGAGGAGAATTCCATGTGGGTACAAGAAAGCCCGACAACATGGAAGTGCTTAAACTGCGGTTTTATCGTGGTCAGCAAAAACGCTCCCGAAAAATGCCCTGCCTGTGCTTATCCCAAGGCTTACTTTGCCCGCTTGGAAGAAAGTTTTTAA
- a CDS encoding CHASE2 domain-containing protein, producing the protein MKKIRRLFFISVPIFVILMLFTYLGIFSRAEHFFYDDRMNKTASYFSSSDEIVLVLVDQKSLNYAASERGWKWPWPREAYAEITDFFSSGGAKSVAFDMLFTEPSSYGEADDKKFADSSRESGIVIQTVFFDVVQGNTQEWPVAAPKPEPIDGSSLSKHDFIKLPPAIFPIDEIASSAKRIGNVNSLPDPDGTIRRARLFYPWKDYKIPTLGIASYFVGGNEDDGLPDELNLRFTKSIDDYLPYSAGDILKAQADIRAGRESELHPEDFEDMYVFFGLYAPGLFDICQTPISASYPGVGIHITLLDNILSGNRIVKTGFLINALIILICIILSGLPEIFSEKIKSRAVSLTVNAASFVCLVIFYIFISYLLFRFGISVPTASVLAGMVLSFVSSLAVSYIVEGKQRRYLKNAFKQYLSPAVIEQLIADPSQLKLGGERKEISIFFSDLQGFTSISESLSPEALTELLNDYLSDMSKIILDSGGTIDKYEGDAIIAFWNAPARVEHHARSALEAAWACQKKLEERRAEFEKRAEGRPFKMRIGLNTGFAIVGNMGSVSRFDYTMLGDSVNLAARLEGLNKQFGTYTMCAEAAKKQAEESGAGLKFRELARAAVVGKSEPVVVYEIMDEKTYNEKKALLDSFDKGLKEFYAGNFKEALNIFAQNEESDPPSKHYAEKCKLLISQKPEGEWRGIWKADTK; encoded by the coding sequence ATGAAGAAAATACGAAGGCTGTTTTTTATTTCCGTTCCGATTTTTGTCATATTGATGCTTTTTACCTATTTAGGAATTTTTAGCCGGGCAGAACACTTTTTTTATGATGATAGAATGAACAAGACTGCTTCTTATTTTTCTTCTTCCGATGAGATTGTTTTGGTTTTGGTAGATCAAAAAAGTTTAAACTATGCCGCATCCGAACGAGGCTGGAAGTGGCCGTGGCCTCGTGAAGCTTATGCCGAGATAACGGATTTTTTTTCAAGCGGAGGAGCGAAGTCTGTAGCTTTCGATATGCTCTTTACTGAGCCTTCTTCCTATGGGGAAGCCGATGATAAAAAATTTGCAGACTCTTCAAGAGAAAGCGGCATAGTTATTCAAACCGTTTTTTTTGATGTGGTTCAAGGAAACACTCAAGAATGGCCTGTTGCGGCTCCTAAGCCTGAGCCGATTGATGGTTCCTCTTTAAGTAAACACGATTTTATCAAGCTCCCGCCTGCCATCTTCCCCATAGATGAAATTGCCTCATCCGCCAAGCGTATAGGAAATGTAAATAGTCTTCCCGATCCTGATGGAACGATAAGAAGGGCCCGCCTATTTTATCCATGGAAAGATTATAAGATTCCTACCTTGGGAATAGCCTCTTATTTTGTGGGAGGGAATGAAGATGATGGCCTTCCTGATGAGCTTAATCTCCGCTTTACAAAAAGTATTGATGATTATTTGCCTTATAGTGCAGGCGATATTTTAAAGGCTCAAGCCGATATAAGGGCAGGCAGGGAAAGCGAGCTTCATCCTGAAGATTTTGAAGACATGTATGTTTTTTTCGGGCTTTATGCTCCCGGTCTTTTCGATATTTGTCAGACTCCCATTTCCGCTTCTTATCCCGGGGTAGGTATTCACATAACTCTTTTAGATAATATTCTTTCGGGTAATAGGATTGTAAAAACCGGCTTTTTGATTAATGCCTTAATTATTTTAATTTGTATTATTCTTTCAGGCTTGCCTGAAATTTTTTCTGAAAAGATAAAATCAAGGGCTGTGTCTTTAACGGTGAATGCTGCAAGTTTTGTGTGCTTAGTTATTTTTTATATTTTTATTTCTTATCTTTTATTCCGTTTCGGGATTTCCGTTCCTACAGCCTCTGTGCTTGCCGGAATGGTTTTGTCCTTTGTAAGCTCTCTTGCAGTTAGTTATATCGTTGAAGGCAAACAGAGGCGTTACCTAAAAAATGCCTTTAAGCAATATCTAAGTCCTGCCGTTATCGAACAGCTGATTGCCGATCCGTCTCAATTAAAATTAGGCGGTGAACGTAAAGAAATATCCATCTTTTTTTCGGACTTGCAAGGTTTTACTTCAATCTCGGAAAGTTTAAGTCCTGAGGCCCTTACCGAACTTTTGAACGATTATCTTTCGGACATGAGTAAAATTATTTTGGACTCGGGCGGAACAATCGACAAGTATGAAGGCGATGCTATTATCGCTTTTTGGAATGCACCTGCAAGGGTGGAGCATCATGCCCGTTCTGCCTTAGAAGCGGCTTGGGCTTGTCAAAAAAAACTTGAAGAAAGGCGTGCCGAGTTTGAAAAGAGGGCTGAAGGAAGGCCCTTTAAAATGCGCATAGGGCTTAATACGGGCTTTGCCATTGTGGGCAACATGGGCTCGGTAAGCCGCTTCGATTATACGATGTTGGGGGACTCAGTAAACTTGGCAGCCCGCTTGGAAGGCTTAAACAAGCAATTCGGTACTTACACAATGTGTGCGGAGGCAGCAAAAAAACAGGCCGAAGAAAGCGGCGCAGGTTTAAAATTTAGAGAGCTTGCCCGTGCGGCAGTTGTGGGAAAATCCGAACCCGTAGTCGTTTATGAAATCATGGACGAAAAAACTTATAACGAAAAAAAAGCCTTGCTTGATTCTTTTGACAAAGGATTAAAAGAATTCTATGCCGGAAACTTTAAAGAAGCCTTAAATATTTTTGCTCAAAATGAAGAATCCGATCCTCCTTCAAAACACTATGCAGAAAAATGTAAACTCCTTATTTCACAAAAGCCTGAAGGCGAGTGGCGGGGTATTTGGAAAGCCGATACTAAATAA
- a CDS encoding M48 family metalloprotease has product MKKKFGLFLIIIFISVIVLSCALLGSLDDPLAFTKNVVDAAAPIAEASKPIQNEEEYYIGREVAAVILSNYRLYRNKQLENYLNLICMTLVLNSDVPESYNGYHVAILDTDEINAFATPGGHVLVTKGLLACTDSEDALAGVIAHELGHIQLKHGIGAIKTNRLTGAAIESTGTMLLGEKNKEAIKFLEDASKEILTTLVNSGYSKTQEYAADRFAVRLMAKAGYDPNAMTEMLKIMGEKQKNDHRGFGKTHPSADSRIKYVEMEAKKLAGNYNRSARLKRYKRNKLK; this is encoded by the coding sequence ATGAAAAAGAAATTCGGACTATTTTTAATTATAATTTTTATTTCGGTAATTGTTCTATCTTGTGCCCTATTGGGAAGTTTAGATGATCCTCTTGCCTTTACAAAAAATGTTGTTGATGCTGCAGCTCCTATCGCTGAAGCCTCAAAGCCTATTCAAAATGAAGAGGAGTATTATATAGGCCGTGAAGTGGCTGCCGTCATTTTAAGCAATTATAGACTTTACCGTAATAAGCAGCTGGAAAACTATTTGAACTTGATTTGTATGACTTTGGTACTAAATTCTGATGTGCCTGAATCTTATAACGGCTATCATGTTGCGATATTGGATACGGATGAAATAAACGCCTTCGCAACACCCGGAGGACATGTGCTGGTGACAAAGGGTCTGTTGGCTTGTACGGATTCCGAGGATGCCCTTGCAGGTGTTATAGCTCATGAACTTGGTCACATTCAGTTAAAGCATGGTATAGGAGCCATTAAAACAAATAGACTTACCGGGGCAGCTATAGAAAGCACGGGGACAATGCTTCTTGGAGAAAAAAATAAAGAAGCTATTAAATTCTTAGAAGATGCATCAAAAGAAATCTTAACAACCTTGGTAAACTCCGGTTATTCTAAAACTCAGGAATACGCGGCAGACCGTTTTGCCGTCAGGCTAATGGCAAAAGCAGGATATGATCCCAATGCCATGACCGAAATGCTTAAAATTATGGGCGAGAAACAAAAGAACGATCATCGAGGTTTCGGCAAAACTCACCCTTCAGCCGATTCGCGTATAAAATATGTAGAAATGGAAGCAAAAAAACTTGCCGGCAACTATAACCGTTCCGCGAGACTCAAGCGCTATAAAAGAAACAAACTAAAATAG
- a CDS encoding sulfide/dihydroorotate dehydrogenase-like FAD/NAD-binding protein produces the protein MHKILEKRQYSPEVFYLRVEAPEIAKNRHPGQFVIVQIDTNFGERVPLTIADANAEEGWIALVIQAVGATTIKLCDKNVGDSIAAILGPLGRPSHITKCGTVACVCGGIGVAPMYPIAKAFKEAGNKLIVIIGARNKDLIVFEDEMKAIADELIITTDDGSYGRKALVTAPLKEICESQTPPDEVFAIGPPIMMKFCAETTRPFGIKTTVSLNTIMIDGTGMCGGCRVTVDNQIKFVCVDGPEFDAHKVDFDNMMMRMKAFRGREDQDRHKCKSGIFN, from the coding sequence ATGCACAAAATACTTGAGAAACGGCAATATTCGCCTGAGGTTTTTTATTTGCGCGTTGAAGCACCGGAAATTGCAAAAAACAGACATCCGGGACAGTTTGTAATCGTTCAAATAGATACCAATTTCGGAGAAAGAGTCCCCCTCACCATTGCCGATGCAAATGCCGAAGAAGGCTGGATTGCCCTCGTTATTCAGGCTGTAGGAGCTACAACCATCAAGCTTTGCGATAAAAATGTAGGCGATTCTATTGCTGCAATTTTAGGCCCTCTTGGACGTCCCTCGCACATAACAAAGTGCGGAACGGTAGCCTGCGTATGCGGAGGTATAGGTGTTGCCCCAATGTATCCGATCGCAAAAGCTTTTAAAGAAGCAGGAAACAAACTCATAGTTATCATCGGAGCAAGAAACAAGGACCTCATCGTATTTGAAGATGAGATGAAGGCAATCGCTGACGAGCTCATCATTACAACCGATGACGGTTCCTATGGAAGAAAGGCTTTGGTAACCGCTCCCTTAAAAGAAATCTGTGAAAGTCAAACTCCTCCCGATGAGGTTTTTGCTATCGGACCGCCCATAATGATGAAATTCTGTGCCGAAACCACCCGTCCCTTCGGAATAAAAACAACGGTTTCGCTTAACACAATCATGATTGACGGAACAGGAATGTGCGGCGGCTGCCGTGTAACCGTAGACAATCAAATCAAGTTCGTATGTGTTGACGGACCCGAATTCGATGCCCACAAGGTCGACTTCGATAATATGATGATGAGAATGAAGGCCTTCCGCGGACGCGAAGATCAGGATAGGCATAAGTGCAAGTCCGGTATTTTTAATTAA
- the gltA gene encoding NADPH-dependent glutamate synthase — translation MENTNQTCHKHITHEELSEQAKKLWADLKDKTLSPKERTQIPIQEMPALDPHERASLMNEVAMGYTDEQARIEAERCLNCKNRPCVKGCPVGVPIPEFISEIQKGDYKKAVDIIKTTNLLPAICGRVCPQEKQCQAFCTIGKMLKSPEQAVAIGRLERFVADWERNNNKITVPEVAPETGKKVAIIGSGPAGLTVAADVRREGHTVTVFEAFHKTGGVMVYGIPEFRLPKEIVAKEVENLEKMGVEFKTNFLVGRTETLEQLLKEDGYDAAFIGTGAGLPKFMGIEGENLIGVFSANEYLTRANLMKAYDASHSDTPLYQAETLAVIGGGNVAMDAARMGYRLGCKKVYCIYRRTRAEMPARIEEVAHAEEEGVEFCFLQNPTKIIGDEEGKVCAIEVLDYELGEPDESGRRKPVAKPGTEHQIKVDAVIVALGNDSNPLMAQTSHGLEVTKKGNIVVDENQKTSIEGVWAGGDIVLGAATVILAMGEGRKAAAAINDYLKTK, via the coding sequence ATGGAAAATACAAATCAAACATGTCATAAACACATAACACATGAGGAGCTTTCAGAACAAGCTAAAAAACTCTGGGCAGACTTAAAAGATAAGACTCTAAGCCCCAAAGAAAGAACTCAGATTCCTATTCAGGAAATGCCGGCCCTCGATCCTCATGAAAGAGCCTCGTTAATGAATGAGGTTGCCATGGGCTACACCGATGAACAAGCCCGAATTGAAGCAGAGCGATGTTTAAACTGTAAAAACCGCCCCTGCGTAAAGGGCTGCCCCGTAGGTGTTCCTATTCCGGAATTTATTTCTGAAATTCAAAAAGGCGATTATAAAAAAGCCGTCGATATTATAAAGACAACAAACCTCCTTCCTGCAATATGCGGACGCGTTTGTCCCCAAGAAAAGCAGTGCCAAGCCTTTTGTACAATAGGCAAGATGCTCAAGTCCCCTGAACAGGCTGTAGCAATCGGCCGTCTTGAGCGCTTTGTTGCCGACTGGGAAAGAAACAATAATAAGATTACCGTGCCCGAGGTTGCTCCCGAAACGGGAAAAAAGGTTGCCATTATCGGCTCAGGCCCTGCAGGTCTTACCGTTGCAGCCGATGTACGCCGAGAAGGTCACACAGTAACAGTCTTTGAAGCCTTCCACAAAACAGGAGGCGTTATGGTTTACGGCATTCCCGAATTCCGCTTGCCGAAAGAAATCGTTGCAAAGGAAGTTGAAAACCTCGAAAAAATGGGAGTTGAGTTTAAAACAAACTTCTTGGTAGGAAGAACCGAAACCCTTGAGCAGCTTTTAAAAGAAGACGGATATGATGCCGCCTTTATCGGAACAGGTGCGGGCTTGCCTAAGTTTATGGGAATTGAAGGCGAAAACCTCATAGGTGTTTTTAGTGCAAACGAGTATTTGACGCGTGCCAATCTTATGAAGGCCTATGATGCCAGTCATTCAGATACCCCTCTTTATCAGGCTGAAACTCTGGCCGTAATCGGAGGCGGAAACGTAGCTATGGATGCCGCCAGAATGGGCTACCGTCTCGGCTGTAAAAAAGTTTACTGTATTTACCGCCGAACCCGTGCCGAAATGCCTGCCCGAATCGAAGAAGTAGCCCACGCCGAGGAAGAAGGCGTAGAGTTCTGCTTCCTTCAAAACCCCACAAAAATCATCGGCGATGAAGAAGGAAAGGTTTGTGCAATCGAAGTTTTAGACTATGAGTTGGGCGAACCCGATGAGTCCGGAAGAAGAAAGCCTGTGGCAAAACCCGGCACAGAGCACCAAATAAAGGTAGATGCCGTAATCGTTGCTCTCGGAAACGATTCCAACCCCCTAATGGCTCAAACAAGTCATGGGTTGGAAGTTACCAAAAAAGGCAATATCGTTGTCGATGAAAACCAAAAAACATCGATTGAAGGCGTTTGGGCCGGAGGCGATATCGTTCTCGGTGCCGCTACCGTAATCCTCGCAATGGGTGAAGGCCGAAAAGCCGCCGCTGCAATCAACGATTATTTAAAGACAAAATAA
- a CDS encoding ATP-binding protein: MDFDFSRKIPIGVQSFEVMRNDKFLYVDKTPFLFKLAHSNRVYFLSRPRRFGKSLFLSTLRSYFLGQKELFTGLYIEKAEEKRAEIEKTEAWIEYPVLYLDFNTKYYKNEEALLTIINLHLDDWEKLYGITKTSGSIEDRFKSIVTTLYEKTGRQVVILVDEYDKPLLQTMGVNEALNEEYRNTLKAFYSVIKTCDHAIRFAFLTGVTKFSKVSIFSDLNNLQDISMITEYSDICGITDEELKVNFEPEIKVLGERKKKNFEQILSELKKKYDGYVFTKEGVSVYNPFSVLSAFSAKDLGNYWFATGTPTFLVNYLKDAYYNIPNLDGKVELDESMLNEYRADTKDPIPILFQSGYLTIKEYIEDANIYRLGFPNDEVRYGFLKNLFPSYSSLRPDETASSIWKFVEDIRAGNVDEFMERMQAIIAGVPYDNLPKDKLRLREQNYQTAVYLIFKLMGQFVQTEIHCAKGRADCIVHTKDSIYIFEFKLMSSGSAEEAIAQIKEKGYAEQFKAEGKKIILIGSSFDEEERTIGEWKTESL, translated from the coding sequence ATGGATTTTGATTTTTCGCGTAAGATACCTATAGGCGTGCAGAGCTTTGAGGTAATGCGTAACGATAAATTTCTCTATGTCGATAAAACACCCTTTTTGTTTAAACTTGCACACTCCAACCGTGTATACTTTTTGAGCCGTCCGCGCCGCTTCGGTAAAAGCCTCTTTCTCTCAACCTTGAGGTCTTACTTTTTAGGTCAAAAAGAACTATTTACAGGCCTGTACATCGAAAAGGCCGAAGAAAAACGAGCCGAAATCGAAAAGACTGAAGCTTGGATAGAATATCCTGTACTTTATTTGGACTTTAATACAAAATATTATAAGAATGAAGAAGCTCTTCTAACTATTATAAATTTACACTTAGATGACTGGGAAAAACTTTATGGTATCACAAAAACATCCGGAAGTATTGAAGATAGATTTAAATCTATAGTTACAACCTTATATGAAAAAACCGGCCGTCAAGTAGTTATTTTAGTAGACGAGTACGATAAGCCTCTTTTGCAAACAATGGGTGTAAACGAGGCACTAAACGAAGAATACCGCAACACCCTCAAGGCCTTTTATTCGGTAATAAAAACTTGCGACCATGCAATACGCTTTGCCTTTTTAACGGGAGTGACAAAGTTCAGCAAGGTAAGCATATTCAGCGACTTAAATAACTTACAAGACATAAGTATGATAACAGAGTACAGCGATATTTGCGGTATAACCGATGAAGAGCTAAAAGTCAACTTTGAACCTGAGATAAAAGTTTTAGGTGAAAGGAAGAAAAAAAACTTTGAACAAATCTTATCGGAATTAAAAAAGAAGTATGACGGATATGTATTTACAAAAGAAGGAGTAAGTGTATATAATCCGTTTAGTGTTTTAAGTGCTTTTTCTGCAAAGGACTTAGGCAACTATTGGTTTGCGACCGGAACACCGACCTTTTTGGTAAATTATCTAAAAGATGCTTATTATAATATTCCGAATTTAGACGGAAAGGTAGAACTTGACGAATCGATGCTGAATGAATATAGAGCTGATACGAAAGATCCGATACCGATACTTTTTCAATCGGGCTATTTAACGATAAAAGAATACATAGAAGATGCAAATATCTACCGATTGGGCTTTCCAAATGACGAGGTGCGTTACGGCTTTTTAAAGAATCTATTTCCATCGTATTCTTCGCTTCGGCCTGATGAAACAGCATCTTCCATATGGAAGTTTGTGGAAGATATAAGGGCGGGAAATGTAGATGAGTTTATGGAGAGAATGCAGGCGATAATTGCAGGAGTACCTTACGATAATCTGCCTAAGGATAAGCTAAGGCTGAGGGAGCAAAACTATCAGACGGCCGTATATTTAATCTTTAAACTGATGGGGCAATTTGTGCAAACGGAAATCCACTGTGCAAAGGGCAGAGCCGACTGTATAGTGCATACTAAAGATTCTATATACATCTTTGAGTTTAAGCTTATGAGTTCAGGCTCGGCAGAAGAAGCAATAGCTCAAATAAAAGAGAAGGGCTATGCCGAACAATTTAAGGCAGAAGGCAAAAAAATAATCCTGATAGGTTCAAGCTTTGATGAAGAAGAAAGGACTATCGGGGAATGGAAGACGGAAAGCTTATAA